From Achromobacter spanius, a single genomic window includes:
- a CDS encoding TonB-dependent receptor — protein sequence MKQALAGSAALYAASVAAQTQAPAPAAITVLPTVTVTSAPVALGEAPAPIAGGLIGGGARMGILGNTSVMDTPFSVTSYTAQTIENEQARSVADVATMDPSVRMSSARSNINEDLTIRGFNVPTADFAFNGMFGLTPYWRAPVETLERVEIIKGPSAALFGMTPGGSVGGVVNLVPKRATDEPITRLTGSVMSDSVFGVHADVGRRFGEGNAFGIRVNGMLRDGDTPIKDQSTREALGSVALDYRGQKLRSSLDLIWQKERIDNVVRQFQLGADLTSIPEAPANKNPYPGLGWSDGRNTAGVFKIEYDITDYLTAYAGYGQRKLDWDAFAANPVLQNSQGDYSFFGGWQRMTVDSKSTEAGLRSNFKTGPVSHKVAFSYTLLDQKSDLGFNTGFPPGNSNIYAGNVFDTPSISGISNPLNRYQSVKLTSYALADTLGFMDDRLQLTLGARRQNVQGQNYNFANGEPSGPRYDKSATTPLAGVVFKVRPDLSVYASYVEGLSQGDTAPTSAAITNPGETLSPFKSKQKEIGVKYNLNDDMLATVALFELTRPSSGISGNTFGEFGEQRNRGVEASFAGEVTKGVRLLGGISYIDAVINKATTPDLQGNKAIGVPDWQFNLGAEWDTPFVPGLTVLGRVIYTDRTYANADNSLSVPSWTRVDAGARYETKISGTPVTFRFNVENLFNRNYWGTATAGYLFVGSPRTYTLSTSIAF from the coding sequence GTGAAACAGGCATTGGCGGGAAGCGCCGCGCTGTATGCCGCATCGGTAGCGGCACAGACGCAGGCCCCCGCGCCCGCCGCGATCACCGTCCTGCCCACCGTCACGGTGACCAGCGCACCCGTCGCCTTGGGCGAGGCGCCCGCGCCCATCGCCGGCGGTCTGATCGGCGGCGGCGCCCGCATGGGCATCCTGGGCAACACGTCCGTCATGGACACGCCCTTCAGCGTCACCAGCTATACCGCGCAGACCATCGAGAACGAGCAGGCGCGATCCGTGGCCGACGTTGCCACCATGGATCCGTCCGTGCGCATGAGCAGTGCGCGTTCCAACATCAATGAAGACCTCACCATCCGCGGTTTCAATGTGCCGACTGCGGATTTCGCGTTCAACGGCATGTTCGGGCTGACGCCGTACTGGCGCGCCCCGGTCGAAACCCTGGAACGCGTGGAGATCATCAAGGGACCGTCGGCCGCGCTGTTTGGCATGACGCCGGGCGGCAGTGTGGGCGGCGTCGTCAACCTGGTGCCCAAGCGAGCCACCGACGAACCCATTACCCGTCTCACCGGCTCGGTCATGTCGGATTCTGTCTTTGGCGTGCATGCCGACGTTGGCCGCCGCTTCGGCGAGGGCAACGCATTCGGCATCCGCGTGAATGGGATGCTGCGTGATGGCGACACGCCGATCAAGGACCAGTCCACGCGCGAAGCGCTGGGCTCGGTTGCGCTGGACTATCGCGGTCAGAAACTGCGTTCGTCCCTGGACCTGATCTGGCAGAAGGAGCGCATCGATAATGTCGTGCGCCAGTTTCAGCTTGGCGCGGACCTGACGTCGATTCCCGAGGCGCCCGCCAACAAGAATCCGTATCCCGGCCTCGGTTGGAGCGACGGCCGCAATACCGCCGGCGTCTTCAAGATCGAATACGACATCACGGACTACCTGACTGCCTACGCGGGCTACGGCCAGCGCAAGCTGGACTGGGACGCCTTTGCCGCCAACCCCGTGCTGCAGAATTCGCAGGGCGATTACTCCTTTTTCGGCGGCTGGCAGCGGATGACGGTGGACAGCAAGTCCACCGAGGCCGGCCTGCGCAGCAACTTCAAGACCGGCCCCGTGAGCCACAAGGTCGCCTTCAGCTACACGCTGCTGGACCAGAAGTCCGACCTGGGCTTCAACACCGGCTTCCCGCCCGGCAACTCCAACATCTACGCGGGCAACGTCTTCGACACGCCGTCCATTTCCGGTATCAGCAACCCGCTGAACCGTTATCAGAGCGTCAAGCTGACCAGCTATGCGCTGGCCGACACGCTGGGTTTCATGGACGACCGGCTGCAACTGACACTGGGGGCGCGCCGCCAGAACGTGCAGGGGCAGAACTACAACTTCGCGAACGGCGAGCCCAGCGGCCCGCGCTACGACAAGAGCGCCACCACGCCGCTGGCCGGCGTCGTCTTCAAGGTGCGGCCGGACCTGTCGGTCTACGCCAGCTACGTCGAAGGCCTGTCGCAAGGCGACACCGCGCCCACCAGCGCGGCCATCACCAACCCGGGCGAGACGCTGTCGCCGTTCAAGTCCAAGCAGAAGGAAATCGGCGTCAAGTACAACCTGAACGACGACATGCTGGCCACCGTCGCGCTGTTTGAGCTGACGCGGCCCAGCTCCGGCATTTCGGGCAACACTTTCGGAGAGTTCGGCGAACAGCGCAACCGCGGCGTCGAAGCCAGCTTTGCCGGCGAAGTCACCAAGGGCGTGCGCCTGTTGGGCGGCATCAGCTACATCGACGCCGTCATCAACAAGGCCACCACGCCCGATCTGCAGGGCAACAAGGCCATCGGTGTGCCCGACTGGCAATTCAACCTGGGCGCCGAGTGGGACACCCCGTTCGTCCCGGGCTTGACGGTGCTGGGCCGTGTCATCTACACCGACAGAACGTACGCCAACGCCGACAATTCCCTGTCGGTGCCAAGCTGGACCCGCGTCGACGCCGGCGCCCGCTACGAGACCAAGATCAGCGGCACCCCCGTCACCTTCCGCTTCAACGTCGAGAACCTGTTCAACCGGAACTACTGGGGCACCGCCACGGCCGGTTATCTGTTCGTAGGCTCGCCGCGTACCTACACGCTCTCGACCAGCATCGCCTTCTAA
- a CDS encoding S1 family peptidase, protein MSGKNNNTPRVDNPGEEDQGGPATGKSASGAPENPDSDAAGLEALSQEAEQQAVFAEAGVSNDLLALRDAIEAQLMTASGEFRTLSDGGASDGIVGVGIGLPDPTNVTFGPGGPGEPVLTIFTESAMPQETVLGQVAQAAGTRALSSVPVQQVPVGVVDAYSHRARHRPAPAGVSVGHVNVTAGTLGSRAIGLTAPWNNRHLILSNNHVLANSNVASVNDSIIQPGAADGGRHPGDQIAVLARWVPIAFGGAANFVDAAFGWAWHDRIRGEQYYLSGGSAAYYKTGTAPLAASLGLIVGKSGRTTGLTQGRVTQIGVSVNVNYGGGRVALFRNQIAIQSVNANPFSAGGDSGSLIWHWASGVRPVALLFAGGGGTTFANPIASVLSALNIRLLP, encoded by the coding sequence ATGTCAGGAAAGAACAACAACACCCCACGGGTGGACAACCCGGGCGAAGAAGACCAAGGCGGGCCGGCTACCGGCAAATCCGCTTCCGGGGCGCCCGAGAACCCGGACTCTGACGCCGCCGGGCTCGAAGCGCTGAGCCAAGAGGCGGAACAACAAGCCGTTTTTGCCGAAGCAGGGGTATCCAACGACCTGCTGGCACTGCGCGACGCGATCGAGGCGCAGTTGATGACCGCGTCCGGCGAATTCCGGACGCTTTCGGATGGTGGCGCTTCCGATGGCATCGTCGGGGTCGGCATAGGGTTGCCGGACCCCACCAATGTCACATTCGGCCCGGGCGGCCCCGGCGAGCCCGTACTGACGATCTTCACCGAGAGCGCCATGCCGCAGGAGACGGTGCTTGGCCAGGTGGCGCAGGCGGCGGGCACACGCGCGCTGTCGAGCGTCCCGGTGCAGCAGGTGCCGGTGGGCGTGGTGGATGCGTATTCGCATCGCGCACGGCACCGGCCCGCGCCTGCCGGCGTGTCGGTTGGTCACGTCAATGTCACGGCAGGTACGCTCGGAAGCCGGGCGATCGGACTGACGGCGCCGTGGAACAATCGCCATCTGATCCTCAGCAACAACCATGTGCTGGCAAATTCCAACGTCGCCAGCGTGAACGACAGCATCATCCAGCCGGGCGCAGCGGACGGTGGCCGGCATCCGGGTGATCAGATCGCGGTGCTGGCGCGTTGGGTTCCCATCGCGTTTGGCGGGGCGGCGAATTTTGTGGACGCCGCGTTCGGCTGGGCGTGGCACGACCGCATCCGTGGCGAGCAATATTATTTATCCGGCGGCAGCGCCGCGTATTACAAAACGGGCACGGCGCCGCTTGCCGCGTCGCTTGGTCTGATCGTCGGCAAAAGCGGCCGCACCACCGGCCTGACCCAAGGCCGCGTGACACAGATTGGCGTGTCGGTTAACGTCAATTACGGCGGCGGCCGCGTCGCGCTGTTCCGTAATCAGATTGCCATTCAATCGGTCAACGCCAATCCGTTCTCGGCGGGCGGCGATTCCGGTTCGCTGATCTGGCATTGGGCCTCGGGCGTGCGGCCAGTCGCCCTGCTGTTTGCGGGCGGCGGCGGCACAACGTTTGCCAATCCGATTGCGTCCGTGCTCTCCGCACTGAATATCAGGCTATTGCCCTGA